From Halorussus lipolyticus:
TCGATTTCCTCCTTGACGCGCTCGCTGGTCAGGACCTCGCCGTCGTAGTAGAGGGTGCCGTCCTCGACGGTGGCCTCGGCCAGCATCTCCTCGGCGGCGGCCATCGCAGACTCGTTGGCGCGCTGGGCCTCGTGGACGTGTTCGACCTCCTCATCGGACTTGATGGCGCGGATTCGCGTCACCACGTCGTCGGGGAGGACTTCGACCGAGACGCCCTCGTCGCGCAGGTTGTCGGCGGTGCCGAGGGGGAACCGCTCGGGCGCGGCGACCGACTCGACGCCGTGGTCCGCGAGGAACTCGGCGCAGGCCCGACTCTTGGCCCCGGCGCGACCGTACTCGGCGACCTTCTCGTGGAAGCCGTAATCGGTGAGGCGGGCCACTTCGTCGGCGCGACTCTCCTCGGTTGCCCGGCCGTATTCGAGGCCCGAGACCAACAGGTAGGTTCCCTCGGGCGTGTAGAGCGTGACGAAGGGGTCGGGCGCGTCGAAGCCCGAGAGGTACAACTGGTCGGACTCGCCCGAGTCGGCGTCGAGGAGGTAGCCGTCTACGTCGGCCTCGGCGAGCGCGTCGGCGAGCGGTGACAGGTCTGGGTCCATACCTGCCGAAAGCGACCGGAGGAGGAAAACGATACGGGTTCCGGAACGCGATAGCGCCCGGAGAAGCCGGTCGAACCGGAACGGCGGTCTCGAAGGTCCTCGCACGGTTCGCAGTCGCGGTCCGAGTACGACGCGCTCGTCGGCTTGCACCCTCGGACTCTCGAAGTTCGGTCGCTTCGCTCCCGCCATCGGAAGGAACTTCCAGAACGGTCTATCGGTCGGTGGACTCCTCGACGGTGACGCTCCAAAGCAACCGAATT
This genomic window contains:
- a CDS encoding M24 family metallopeptidase — translated: MDPDLSPLADALAEADVDGYLLDADSGESDQLYLSGFDAPDPFVTLYTPEGTYLLVSGLEYGRATEESRADEVARLTDYGFHEKVAEYGRAGAKSRACAEFLADHGVESVAAPERFPLGTADNLRDEGVSVEVLPDDVVTRIRAIKSDEEVEHVHEAQRANESAMAAAEEMLAEATVEDGTLYYDGEVLTSERVKEEIEVTLLRHGCGLDETIVACGADAAGPHNRGTGPLSAGETIVIDIFPQNKATKYHGDMTRTFVKGEPTEEVRRRYDDTYEAFEAALDAVEPGVTGKEVHDAVCDVYEEKGYDTLRSKPDAETGFIHSTGHGIGLDVHELPRVSPDGGELKPGHVITIEPGLYDPEVGGIRIEDLVVVTEDGYENLTDYPIHLQVE